In uncultured Draconibacterium sp., one genomic interval encodes:
- a CDS encoding TonB-dependent receptor: protein MKKGLLFILFLCMGIMVFAQKRQISGVIREESTNEPLPGVSVLEKGTTNGVVTNIDGQYQITVSTNSTIKVSFIGMEPQEVVVGDASTYNFFLKPSSEELDEVVVVGYGIQKKTNLTGAVASVNTKELEARPIPDVGRGLQGLTPGLNVVVPSGEVGSDPILKIRGQLASFEGGTAPLILLDNVEIPSIQLVNPDDIASISVLKDAASASIYGAKGAFGVILITTKKGASTESVNISYSANLSFQNISKKIEMGGVEALEYSILAAERVGATATGAFWKVTRDSYERAAQWEEQWGDVVKPNDPMLYGRDWYVDANGYKLGLRTYDPYDYMIEEWTPSQQHNLSVNGKTGKTDFNIGFGYLDQNGMMKTAKEDDFKRYNGSIKVGTEVNSWLKVHGGSIFSKRVKRYPYATASTTADPWLYLYRWSPVYPLTTEEGDPIRSPVSEVAQANTAFQETNYTSMNGGFVITPVDDWNINFDYTYANQEYINRRPGTRYTARNSWSSALPKYDESGSRIYVNNAGEQVASTADGAMEAYELNLLTYTGVGANPDRIYRIAQNKKWSTINLNTTYDLTLDEIHKFNFMAGMNRVAYDVASNWSQKTELIDYNNPQFDLATGTQTAGGSEAWESQLGFFGRINYSLKDKYLLEANLRYDGTSKFPTDLQWRWFPSFSAGWRVSEEEWMKNLQPVLSSLKLRGSWGTIGDQTVNNSLYIPTMSGGYNNWIIGGSKLYDFGTPASVAASITWQDITTLDLGFDARFIDNKLGLSFDWYQRDTENMIVPQEGLPTTYGTSAPKGNFGSLRTNGFELQLDYNHRFRNGVGLNVVATVADAKTKITKYGSTQVVDSWYVGKTYGEIWGYETDRLYQADDFVYENGELVTVTSTDDRNVYQLSDSDAATQGYLQSGNFMFGPGDVKFKDLNGDGVINDGSRLLDDHGDLKKIGNSTPRYEYSFRINTDYKGFDLSVFLQGVGKRDVWGNGFFAIPGFNASDGAMPEAMATDFWREDRTDAFYPRPYNNANSNNKLNLVQQSRYLLDMSYLRIKNITFGYTLPTQLVEKANLSSLRVYVSLENFFTFDNLRDLPIDPEEISGYSMWNSSNYNLSRTGIGTPTFKSASIGLQLNF from the coding sequence ATGAAGAAAGGCTTATTATTTATTCTTTTTCTGTGCATGGGCATTATGGTTTTTGCGCAGAAACGTCAGATTTCCGGTGTAATACGGGAAGAGTCGACAAACGAACCACTACCTGGTGTGTCGGTCCTTGAAAAAGGAACCACCAATGGTGTTGTTACTAATATTGACGGGCAGTACCAAATTACCGTCAGTACTAATTCCACCATAAAGGTTAGTTTTATTGGTATGGAACCACAGGAGGTTGTAGTTGGTGATGCATCAACTTACAATTTCTTTCTAAAACCTTCGTCGGAAGAATTGGACGAAGTTGTGGTGGTGGGTTACGGAATTCAGAAAAAAACTAACTTAACAGGAGCCGTTGCATCTGTTAACACCAAAGAACTGGAAGCAAGACCAATCCCCGATGTAGGTCGTGGTTTACAAGGTCTTACTCCGGGTTTGAACGTTGTTGTTCCAAGTGGAGAAGTTGGATCCGACCCTATTTTGAAAATTCGTGGTCAGCTGGCATCATTTGAAGGAGGTACCGCTCCTCTGATCTTGCTCGACAACGTTGAGATACCTTCTATCCAGCTGGTTAATCCCGACGACATTGCTTCTATTTCTGTTCTGAAAGATGCTGCATCAGCATCGATTTACGGAGCAAAAGGTGCTTTTGGTGTAATCCTTATTACCACTAAAAAAGGTGCTTCAACCGAAAGCGTGAATATCTCTTACTCTGCAAACCTTTCGTTCCAAAACATTTCGAAAAAAATTGAAATGGGTGGAGTTGAAGCGTTGGAGTATTCAATTTTGGCAGCCGAAAGAGTTGGTGCAACAGCTACCGGCGCTTTCTGGAAAGTTACCCGCGACAGCTACGAAAGAGCAGCACAGTGGGAGGAACAATGGGGCGATGTTGTAAAACCAAATGACCCAATGCTTTACGGACGCGACTGGTATGTTGATGCCAACGGATACAAACTTGGTTTGCGTACTTATGATCCTTACGATTATATGATTGAAGAATGGACACCAAGTCAGCAACATAACCTTTCGGTTAACGGAAAAACAGGCAAAACCGACTTTAATATTGGCTTTGGTTACCTCGACCAAAATGGTATGATGAAAACAGCCAAAGAAGATGATTTTAAACGTTACAATGGTTCGATAAAAGTTGGAACTGAAGTTAACAGCTGGTTGAAAGTTCACGGAGGATCGATTTTCTCAAAACGTGTAAAAAGATATCCTTATGCAACAGCTTCAACCACTGCCGATCCATGGTTATATCTTTACCGCTGGAGCCCGGTTTATCCTTTAACAACTGAAGAGGGAGACCCGATCAGGAGCCCTGTATCGGAAGTTGCACAGGCTAACACTGCATTTCAGGAAACCAATTACACCAGCATGAACGGTGGTTTTGTTATTACTCCGGTTGACGACTGGAATATTAACTTCGATTATACTTATGCCAACCAGGAGTATATTAACAGACGCCCGGGAACACGTTACACAGCACGTAACAGCTGGAGTTCGGCATTGCCAAAATACGACGAAAGCGGCAGCCGCATCTATGTAAACAATGCCGGCGAGCAAGTGGCTTCAACTGCCGATGGTGCTATGGAAGCCTACGAACTGAACTTGTTAACATACACCGGAGTGGGTGCCAATCCTGACCGTATTTATCGTATTGCTCAAAACAAAAAGTGGTCAACAATTAATTTAAATACCACTTATGATCTTACTTTAGACGAAATACATAAGTTCAACTTTATGGCCGGTATGAACCGGGTAGCTTATGACGTTGCTTCAAACTGGTCGCAAAAAACTGAATTGATCGACTATAACAACCCTCAGTTCGATTTAGCCACAGGTACTCAAACCGCTGGCGGAAGCGAAGCATGGGAGTCGCAACTTGGATTTTTTGGCCGTATCAACTATAGCTTAAAAGACAAATACCTCTTAGAAGCCAACCTGCGTTACGATGGTACTTCTAAATTCCCTACCGACCTTCAGTGGCGTTGGTTCCCTTCGTTTTCTGCCGGATGGCGCGTTAGCGAAGAAGAATGGATGAAAAATTTGCAACCGGTACTTAGCTCGTTAAAACTTCGCGGATCGTGGGGTACAATTGGCGACCAAACTGTAAACAATTCATTGTACATTCCAACCATGTCGGGCGGATACAACAACTGGATTATTGGCGGTTCAAAACTTTATGATTTCGGAACGCCTGCCTCGGTAGCTGCATCAATTACCTGGCAAGATATTACTACGCTCGACTTAGGTTTCGACGCTCGTTTTATCGATAACAAACTGGGACTTTCATTCGACTGGTACCAGCGCGATACCGAAAACATGATCGTTCCACAGGAAGGACTTCCAACTACCTACGGAACATCGGCACCAAAAGGCAACTTTGGTTCGTTGCGTACCAACGGATTTGAATTGCAGTTAGACTACAACCACCGTTTCCGCAATGGAGTGGGATTAAACGTAGTGGCAACAGTAGCCGATGCAAAAACAAAAATTACCAAATACGGATCGACACAGGTTGTTGACAGCTGGTATGTAGGAAAAACTTACGGAGAGATCTGGGGTTATGAAACAGACCGTTTGTACCAGGCTGACGACTTTGTTTACGAAAATGGCGAATTGGTAACAGTAACATCTACCGACGACAGAAACGTTTACCAACTTTCTGATTCAGATGCAGCAACACAAGGCTATCTGCAATCGGGTAACTTTATGTTTGGACCAGGCGATGTAAAATTCAAAGACCTGAATGGCGACGGAGTTATTAACGATGGCAGCCGTCTTTTAGACGACCATGGCGATTTGAAAAAAATCGGTAACAGCACACCTCGCTACGAATATAGTTTCAGAATTAATACCGACTACAAAGGTTTCGACTTGTCTGTATTTCTTCAAGGTGTAGGCAAACGCGATGTTTGGGGTAACGGATTCTTTGCTATTCCTGGATTTAACGCATCAGACGGTGCAATGCCTGAGGCAATGGCTACTGATTTCTGGAGAGAAGACCGCACAGATGCCTTCTACCCACGACCATATAATAATGCCAACAGTAATAATAAGCTTAACCTGGTTCAACAATCACGCTATTTGCTTGACATGTCGTACCTGAGAATTAAAAACATCACTTTTGGTTATACGCTGCCAACTCAATTGGTTGAAAAAGCAAATCTGAGCAGCCTGCGTGTTTATGTATCGCTCGAAAACTTCTTCACTTTCGATAATTTGCGCGACCTGCCAATCGATCCGGAAGAAATTTCAGGTTACTCCATGTGGAACAGCAGTAACTATAACTTAAGTCGTACAGGTATTGGAACTCCAACCTTCAAAAGTGCGTCAATTGGTCTTCAGTTAAATTTCTAA
- a CDS encoding glycoside hydrolase family 3 N-terminal domain-containing protein: protein MIWNIKQTVLLLLVFFAIEGTAMAQTQPAETAKNHWVDSVFQSLSAEQRIAQLIWVNTAADKNIAGQLKVAGLIKKYNLGGVIFFTGDPVKQAELTNFYQASAQTPLFVAMDAEWGAGMRLPGVMPFPYNMMMGASHNPELIKQATTEMAKQMTRLGVQVSLGPVVDINTQPLNPIIGMRSFGESPKQVTTCGIAYMEGLQENNILAIAKHFPGHGDTQTDSHLTLPLVPYSRERLDSVELYPFNELTKQGVAGVMSAHLNVPEIDSTKGIPSSLSTKILNGILRDEWNYHGLVVTDAMNMAGAKSFGEPGEIEALALKAGNDVIEFPKDVELTITGIKKAIESGLLTQDEIDFKCRKVLAAKYDAGLIKPAPVSRVNLMEDLNTPQAELVKRKLIEASLTLLENQNDLIPLKGLDTLKIACLTIGETTETPFQSMLSKYTKTDNFFLPEQFTEEELNSVKAKLQDYNLVIAGLHLYESKTRRSMQVGSLQKARPKRPYGLTNETENLLHYLSNNKKSIVVFFSSPYALTEIHNFTPPAGLIMAYQKDSLVQELAAQQIFGGIGASGKLPVSLGNYYKIGDGLSIDKAVRMKYTIPEEVGMNSTRLNHRIDSLVSDAIAKRATPGCSVLAAKDGKIVFRKTYGYHTYENRIPVSENDLYDLASVTKVSGALAAVLKLSDEGKINIDDKISAYWPDWKKRLFHSSDKEDLGWREILAHQAGLIPYLNYWSETAKDGQLKNRWYSVQKTDDFQLEVAPNLFLKNDFKKKIYKDIRKSKLNPPGKYVYSGLSFLLIPQITENLSGQAYTDFLDASYYHSLGAYNITYNPLTKFPKSRIVPTEYDSYYRKQQIQGTVHDEAAAVFGGVAGNAGLFANANDLAKLIQMYMQMGTYGGEQYLSPTTMKEFTRVQFPDNNNRRGLGFDKPLLNNNELSPEQSYPCPGVSPESFGHSGFTGTFVWTDPTYNLIYIFLSNRVYPTREGNVLGKLNVRTNILQAFYDEIKRSDPKSINTIN, encoded by the coding sequence ATGATCTGGAACATAAAACAAACTGTCTTACTACTACTTGTATTTTTTGCAATCGAGGGAACTGCTATGGCACAAACACAGCCTGCTGAAACCGCCAAAAACCATTGGGTAGATTCTGTATTTCAATCCCTATCGGCCGAACAGCGCATAGCTCAGTTAATATGGGTAAACACCGCAGCTGACAAAAACATAGCAGGCCAGTTAAAAGTAGCCGGGCTGATTAAAAAATACAATCTCGGAGGTGTGATCTTCTTTACGGGCGATCCGGTTAAACAAGCTGAACTCACCAATTTTTATCAAGCTTCGGCACAAACGCCGCTGTTTGTAGCCATGGACGCTGAATGGGGAGCCGGAATGCGACTTCCCGGCGTAATGCCTTTTCCTTACAATATGATGATGGGCGCCTCGCACAATCCGGAATTGATAAAACAGGCCACCACGGAAATGGCCAAACAGATGACACGTTTGGGTGTTCAGGTTAGCCTTGGCCCCGTTGTCGATATAAATACCCAGCCACTAAATCCAATTATCGGGATGCGTTCGTTTGGCGAATCACCCAAACAAGTTACAACGTGTGGTATTGCTTATATGGAAGGCTTGCAGGAAAATAATATCCTGGCAATTGCCAAACATTTCCCCGGACATGGAGATACGCAAACCGATTCACACCTTACCCTTCCGTTGGTTCCTTATTCGCGCGAACGACTGGATTCAGTTGAGCTGTATCCGTTTAATGAATTGACCAAACAAGGAGTTGCGGGTGTAATGAGTGCCCATTTAAATGTTCCTGAAATTGACAGCACAAAAGGAATTCCATCCAGCCTTTCGACAAAAATACTCAACGGGATTCTTCGCGATGAATGGAATTACCATGGCCTGGTTGTTACCGATGCCATGAATATGGCCGGTGCCAAAAGTTTTGGAGAACCCGGCGAAATTGAGGCGTTGGCGCTAAAAGCCGGTAACGATGTGATTGAATTTCCGAAAGATGTGGAACTAACCATTACCGGAATTAAAAAAGCCATTGAATCGGGGCTATTAACACAAGATGAAATAGATTTTAAATGCCGGAAAGTACTGGCTGCCAAATACGATGCAGGCTTAATTAAACCGGCTCCGGTTTCGCGTGTCAACCTGATGGAAGATTTGAACACCCCACAAGCCGAACTGGTAAAAAGAAAATTGATCGAAGCTTCGTTAACACTGCTGGAAAACCAAAACGATTTAATACCGCTAAAAGGCCTTGATACCTTAAAAATCGCCTGCCTTACCATTGGAGAAACAACAGAAACTCCTTTCCAGTCGATGCTTTCGAAATACACAAAAACAGATAATTTTTTCCTTCCTGAACAGTTTACGGAAGAAGAACTAAATTCTGTTAAAGCTAAACTTCAGGATTATAACCTGGTAATTGCCGGCCTGCATTTGTACGAAAGCAAAACAAGGCGGTCGATGCAGGTGGGCAGCCTGCAAAAGGCAAGACCCAAAAGGCCTTATGGTCTAACTAACGAAACCGAAAATCTGCTGCACTATTTATCGAATAACAAAAAGTCAATTGTTGTATTCTTTTCCAGTCCGTATGCTTTAACAGAAATCCACAATTTCACTCCTCCGGCCGGTTTGATAATGGCCTATCAAAAAGACTCGCTGGTGCAGGAATTAGCTGCTCAGCAGATTTTTGGAGGTATTGGAGCATCGGGGAAACTTCCGGTAAGTCTTGGCAACTACTATAAAATTGGCGACGGACTAAGCATCGACAAAGCTGTTCGTATGAAATACACCATTCCTGAAGAAGTTGGAATGAACAGCACACGATTGAATCACCGTATCGATTCGCTTGTTAGCGATGCCATTGCTAAACGGGCAACACCGGGCTGCAGCGTATTAGCGGCAAAAGATGGTAAAATAGTATTCCGAAAAACCTATGGTTATCACACCTACGAGAACCGTATTCCGGTTTCGGAAAACGACCTTTACGATCTGGCTTCGGTAACCAAAGTATCGGGAGCACTAGCTGCCGTGCTCAAACTTAGCGACGAAGGTAAAATCAATATCGACGACAAAATCTCAGCTTACTGGCCCGACTGGAAAAAACGTTTGTTTCACTCGTCGGATAAAGAAGATCTGGGCTGGCGCGAGATTCTGGCCCATCAGGCGGGGTTAATCCCTTACCTCAATTACTGGTCGGAAACAGCAAAAGACGGGCAGCTAAAGAACCGTTGGTATTCCGTTCAAAAAACAGACGATTTTCAGCTGGAAGTTGCTCCGAACCTGTTTCTCAAAAACGATTTCAAGAAAAAGATCTACAAGGATATCCGGAAATCGAAGTTGAATCCTCCGGGTAAATATGTGTACAGCGGACTATCATTCCTTCTTATTCCGCAAATCACCGAAAACCTTTCAGGGCAGGCTTACACCGATTTCTTAGATGCCAGTTACTACCACTCGCTTGGGGCCTATAATATTACTTACAATCCCTTAACCAAATTCCCGAAAAGCCGCATTGTTCCAACAGAATACGATTCGTACTACCGGAAACAGCAAATTCAGGGCACGGTACACGACGAAGCTGCTGCTGTTTTCGGAGGCGTGGCAGGAAATGCAGGGCTTTTTGCCAATGCCAACGATCTGGCGAAACTAATTCAGATGTACATGCAAATGGGCACCTACGGCGGTGAACAATATCTGAGTCCGACAACCATGAAAGAATTTACACGTGTTCAGTTTCCTGACAACAACAACCGCCGGGGATTGGGCTTTGACAAACCGCTTTTGAACAACAATGAACTTAGCCCGGAGCAAAGTTATCCGTGTCCGGGAGTGAGCCCCGAAAGTTTCGGGCATTCAGGGTTTACCGGAACATTTGTTTGGACCGATCCTACTTATAACCTCATTTACATTTTTCTGAGCAATCGTGTTTACCCAACGCGCGAGGGAAATGTGCTTGGTAAACTGAATGTCAGAACCAATATTTTGCAGGCATTTTATGATGAAATAAAAAGAAGTGACCCAAAATCAATTAACACTATTAATTAA
- a CDS encoding heparan-alpha-glucosaminide N-acetyltransferase domain-containing protein — MKTVKRYLALDVLRGLTIVAMITVNNPGSWSYIYKPLKHSAWNGCSPTDLVFPFFLFIVGVSMYFSFSKYGNTLNQESFKRLAKRAILIFAIGLFLNSFPQWAKDFSKLRILGVLQRIAIVYGITSLIVLSAKKSWLPYISGAILLLYWGILFYFGNEAPFSLEGNATLPFDRAILGENHMYHGFGIPFDPEGLLSTIPAIVTALLGYMAGALIHKTEETKIPRWLFLGGLAGIAAGLVWGLVFPINKPLWTSSYVLYTAGWASVVLAALIWIIDIKLYKKWTSFFVVFGMNPLFIFALSGLWANTLTRVIKFTNSEGQVTNGYSWLYHQVFEPLAGPLNGSLLFALTHVAFFWLIARILYQKKIFIKV, encoded by the coding sequence ATGAAAACAGTAAAACGGTATCTGGCTCTTGATGTTCTGCGCGGTTTAACCATAGTGGCAATGATCACGGTTAACAATCCCGGCAGTTGGTCATACATCTATAAACCTCTAAAACACTCGGCATGGAACGGGTGTTCACCTACCGACCTCGTTTTTCCTTTCTTCCTGTTTATTGTGGGAGTTTCAATGTACTTTTCATTCTCAAAATATGGAAATACCTTAAATCAGGAATCGTTTAAACGCCTGGCAAAAAGAGCAATTCTAATTTTTGCCATCGGTTTGTTTCTCAATTCATTTCCGCAATGGGCCAAAGATTTCTCGAAACTACGCATTTTGGGTGTTCTTCAGCGCATAGCCATTGTTTACGGTATTACATCATTAATAGTACTCTCAGCTAAAAAATCGTGGTTGCCCTACATTTCCGGAGCCATACTTTTACTGTATTGGGGTATCCTGTTCTACTTTGGCAACGAAGCGCCTTTTAGTTTAGAAGGCAATGCAACGCTACCTTTCGACCGGGCAATTCTTGGCGAAAACCACATGTATCATGGTTTTGGCATTCCGTTCGATCCTGAAGGCCTGCTGAGCACCATTCCGGCGATTGTTACTGCGCTGTTGGGCTATATGGCAGGTGCTCTTATCCATAAAACAGAAGAGACAAAAATCCCGCGTTGGCTTTTTCTTGGCGGGCTGGCAGGTATTGCTGCAGGTTTAGTGTGGGGATTGGTTTTCCCTATCAACAAGCCGCTATGGACAAGCTCTTATGTATTATATACAGCAGGTTGGGCTTCTGTTGTACTGGCAGCACTCATTTGGATCATCGATATAAAATTGTACAAAAAATGGACATCCTTTTTTGTGGTTTTCGGAATGAATCCATTGTTCATTTTTGCTCTTTCGGGCTTATGGGCCAATACACTAACACGGGTAATTAAATTCACGAATAGCGAGGGGCAAGTAACCAACGGATACAGCTGGCTTTATCACCAGGTATTTGAACCACTGGCAGGGCCGCTAAACGGCTCGCTACTATTTGCACTTACCCATGTTGCCTTTTTCTGGCTGATTGCCCGAATCCTTTACCAAAAGAAAATATTCATAAAAGTTTAA